A single region of the Ctenopharyngodon idella isolate HZGC_01 chromosome 21, HZGC01, whole genome shotgun sequence genome encodes:
- the atp5fa1 gene encoding LOW QUALITY PROTEIN: ATP synthase subunit alpha, mitochondrial (The sequence of the model RefSeq protein was modified relative to this genomic sequence to represent the inferred CDS: deleted 1 base in 1 codon), whose product MLSVRVAAALARTLPRRAGFVSKNVAAACVGAKNLHTARPWLQKTGTAEVSSILEEKILGADTSADLEETGRVLSIGDGIARVYGLRNVQAEEMVEFSSGLKGMSLNLEPDNVGVVVFGNDKLIKEGDIVKRTGAIVDVPVGEELLGRVVDALGNPIDGKGPLGCKQRRRVGLKAPGIIPRISVREPMQTGIKAVDSLVPIGRGQRELIIGDRQTGKTAIAIDTIINQKRFNEGTEEKKKLYCIYVAIGQKRSTVAQLVKRLTDTDAMKYTIVVSATASDAAPLQYLAPYSGCSMGEYFRDNGKHALIIYDDLSKQAVAYRQMSLLLRRPPGREAYPGDVFYLHSRLLERAAKMNDNFGGGSLTALPVIETQAGDVSAYIPTNVISITDGQIFLETELFYKGIRPAINVGLSVSRVGSAAQTRAMKQVAGTMKLELAQYREVAAFAQFGSDLDAATQQLLNRGVRLTELLKQGQYCPMAIEEQVAVIYAGVRGHLDKMEPSKITKFEKAFLQHVLSQHQDLLSSIRVDGKISEASDAKLKQIVLNFLSSFE is encoded by the exons ATGCTCTCCGTTCGCGTTGCGGCGGCTCTGGCCCGCACCTTGCCCAGACGTGCCGGATTC gtttccaAGAATGTTGCTGCTGCATGTGTTGGAGCAAAGAACCTGCACACTGCCAGACCATGGCTGCAGAAGACAG GCACAGCGGAGGTGTCCAGCATTCTGGAGGAGAAGATTCTTGGAGCCGATACTAGTGCGGATCTGGAGGAAACCGGCCGTGTGCTGTCCATCGGTGACGGTATCGCTCGTGTGTATGGGCTGAGGAACGTGCAGGCCGAAGAGATGGTGGAATTCTCCTCTGGTCTGAAG GGAATGTCTCTGAACTTGGAGCCTGATAACGTTGGTGTTGTGGTGTTCGGTAATGACAAACTCATCAAGGAGGGTGACATCGTCAAGAGAACAGGAGCTATTGTGGATGTTCCTGTTGGAGAGGAGCTGCTCGGCCGTGTTGTGGACGCTCTGGGAAACCCCATTGATGGCAAG GGACCCTTGGGCTGTAAGCAGCGTAGGCGTGTGGGTCTGAAGGCCCCTGGCATCATCCCTCGCATCTCCGTGAGAGAGCCCATGCAGACCGGCATCAAAGCCGTGGACAGTCTGGTGCCCATTGGCCGTGGCCAGAGAGAGCTGATCATTGGTGACAGACAGACTGG CAAAACCGCCATTGCCATTGACACCATCATCAACCAGAAGCGCTTCAATGAAGGCACTGAAGAGAAAAAGAAGCTGTACTGCATCTACGTGGCCATCGGTCAGAAGAGATCCACCGTGGCCCAGCTGGTGAAGAGGCTGACAGACACTGATGCCATGAAATACACCATCGTGGTGTCTGCTACCGCGTCTGACGCCGCTCCCCTGCAGTACCTGGCTCCATACTCCGGCTGCTCCATGGGCGAGTACTTCAGAGACAACGGCAAACACGCTCTGATCATCTATGATGATCTCTCCAAACAG GCTGTTGCCTACCGTCAAATGTCCCTGCTGCTGCGTCGTCCCCCCGGTCGTGAGGCCTACCCCGGTGATGTGTTCTACCTGCACTCCCGTCTGCTGGAGAGAGCGGCTAAGATGAACGACAACTTCGGTGGTGGATCCCTCACCGCCCTG CCTGTTATCGAGACCCAGGCCGGAGACGTGTCCGCTTACATTCCCACCAATGTCATCTCCATCACTGACGGACAG ATTTTCTTGGAGACTGAGTTGTTCTACAAGGGCATCCGTCCCGCTATCAACGTGGGTCTGTCCGTGTCCCGTGTCGGCTCTGCTGCCCAGACCAGGGCCATGAAGCAG GTGGCTGGTACCATGAAGCTGGAGTTGGCTCAGTATCGTGAGGTGGCTGCTTTCGCCCAGTTCGGTTCTGATCTGGATGCCGCCACACAGCAGCTGCTCAACCGAGGCGTGCGACTCACAGAGCTGCTCAAGCAGGGCCAGTACT GTCCAATGGCCATTGAGGAGCAGGTGGCCGTCATTTACGCTGGTGTGAGAGGACACTTGGATAAGATGGAGCCTAGCAAGATCACCAAATTTGAGAAAGCCTTCCTTCAACATGTCCTCAGCCAGCACCAGGATCTGCTCTCATCCATCAG ggtCGACGGTAAGATTTCAGAGGCCTCTGACGCAAAACTCAAGCAGATTGTGCTCAACTTCCTCTCAAGCTTTGAGTAG